The Ferrimonas balearica DSM 9799 genome includes the window TGATAACAAACGCAATCTCAGAAGCCGGGCATTGCCATCTTGCCTTACCGTTTATCTGCGGCAAAACAAAGGGGGGCGATACGCCCCCCATAATGACATTCGCGTTACCGATTATTTCGGCAGGCCGGGGATAAATTCACGGCCATGGGGGATCTCAATGCTGGACCCCACAAACGCCTCACCCACCGGTTCTGCCCGGCCACCATGGCACTGTGCAAGAAACGCCTCCGCCACGGCATAGAACGCGATGTTGTTCTCCGGTCGGGCAAAACCGTGGCCCTCATCCGGGAACAGCACGTAGCTGACCGGAATGCCTTTGCGCTTCATCGCCTGCACAATCTGGTCCGATTCCGCCTGCTTTACCCTTGGGTCATTGGCCCCCTGAGCGATCAACAAAGGCCGCTGGATATCATCCACATAGGTCAGCGGCGAGCGCTCCTTGAGCAGGGCCCGTCCCGCCTCGGTATCCGGGTCGCCAATGGCACGGGCAAACACCTGCCGGAAGCTGGCCCAATAAGGCGGAATGGAATCGAGCAGGGTTTGCAGGTTGGAGGGGCCGACAATATCAACACCACAGGTAAAGGCGTCCGGCGTCATGGTCAGGCCCGCCAGCGTGGCGTACCCCCCGTAACTGCCGCCCATAATGGCCACGGTGTCCTCGTTGGTGATGCCCTGTGCCACCGCCCAGGCTTTGGCGTCGAGCAGGTCATCCTGCATCGCCCTGCCCCACTGTTTATTGCCCGCGTTGACAAAGGCTTTGCCAAACCCGGTGGAGGAACGGAAGTTCACCTGCAATACCGAATACCCCCGGTTGGCCAGCCACTGCACCAGCGATGAGTAGCCAAAGCCATCACGCGCCCAGGGGCCACCGTGCACCAGCAGGACCATCGGCGAAGGGCTGTCGGCCACACCGTCACCATTCGGGTCCGCGCTTTGCGGCAGGGTCAGGTAGGACACCAGCTCCAGCCCGTCCCGGCTGGGGATGGTAACGCCGTGCATCTTAACCAGTGGCAGCCCCTCCAGCGCCGGGTTGGTGACAAACAGTTCGGACAGCACTCCGGTGTTGCGGTCATACACCTTATAGATGGGGGAGCGGTCGCTCTGGTCGGTGTACACCGTCCAGTAATTGCCATCCTCAGAGATGGCCAGCACCGACGCGCCTCCGGCCAGTTGCCGGTTCAGTTGGGTAATGTCCTTCTGGTAGTCCGGGTCGATGGCAAACCAGACAGGGTGATGGCGCTCTTCCGCATAGGCAAACGGCTTGTGGGTGCGGGGGTCAAACAGCACACCGGACACATCCACACCGGTGGCGCTGGCCAGTATCTGGGTTCGGCCGCCATCCAGCTGATAGTGCACCAACGCGGCGGTATCACGATTGCGACTGTCCAGCATATAGATGCCGGTGTTGGCCTGGTCGAAGCCCAGTATGGCGGTGGTCAGCATATCCTCTGCGGGGATGGTAAAGCGCGGCTGCCACTGGCCGTTCTGCCACGCAAACACCGTCTGGCCATCGGCCTCTGCCGGCCCCAGTGCTAACCGCACCGCCAGATCATTGTCCACCAGGATGCTGGCCATACCAGGGTTTTGCGCCAGCAGGGTGCGCTCACCGGTTGCCAGGTCCACCCGATAGAGATCGTGCCAGCTGGGGTCGCGGTCGTTCATGCCTACCACCACGACACCGGGCTGGCTTTGACTCTGCGCCACCATCTGGGCCTGAATGCCAGGATAGGGGGTCAGGTTGGTGACATCGCCGGTTGCCAGTTCAACCCCATAGAGGTGCCAGTTTTCATCGCCATCACGATCCTGGATATAGAGGATGTGCTGACTGTCCAACGACCAGAAGTGGGCGGGAATGCCGCGCCCCCGATCATTGGTGATGACATTGGCGCGATTGATGTCCCCTTTCGGGGCCAGCCACAGATTCATCACCCCCTCATCCGGGGCTCGGAAACTCATCCATTGGCCATCCGGGCTGATGCGGCCCTGGAAGCGGTCCGGATTCCCAAACAGCACGGACCGTTCTATCAAAGGCGGTTGCTGCGGGGTGACTTCGGCGGTGGCCTCTGACGGCGAGCTGCCACTGCAGGCGGCCAGCGCAGTGGCCAGCCCAAGAGCAAAAAGGGCGCGTTTCAGCATGTTCAGTTCCATAGTCCGGTGATGGGCATTGCCTGCAGCCCGGGAATCGAACCCCGCCATCGACCACCTGACTGGGGTGCCAACTCAACATAGCAGATGAAAAATCATACAGTTAACAATTTACGGCCGAACTCTGCCTGAGCGTAAGTCCGCAAATTTCCCACAGCTCAGACACCTGGCCCCGGCTGATGGTTTTTTGTCCACCTGACACTGTATCTGGCCACACAGTCGGGTATAATCGCGCCCTATTTTTATCCGCTACCCCTTTTCTTCGGAGATCTTCGGACGCCTATGACCGTCAACACTTTCGATCCCAATGCCCAAAGCCCCGTGGCCGAGCAGCCCAGCACCACTCACGCCACTAAGGTGGCGCCGGAGATGGGCAATGGCGCCAAGGGCAGCGGCACCCGCATCGGTTTCATCAGTCTCGGCTGTCCCAAGAACCTGGTGGATTCTGAGCGCATCCTGACCCAGCTGCGCATCGAAGGTTACGACATCGTCAACACCTACGAGGGGGCTGACCTGGTGATCGTAAACACCTGTGGTTTTATCGATTCCGCTGTGCAGGAATCGCTGGACACCATCGGTGAGGCGCTGAAAGAGAATGGCAAGGTTCTGGTCACCGGCTGCCTGGGTGCCAAAGAGGATGAGATCAAGCAGATCCACCCGAAGGTGCTGGGCATCACCGGTCCGCACGCTTACGAGATGGTGCTGGAACAGGTCCACGCGCACCTGCCCAAGCCGGAGCACGATCCGATGACCAGCCTGATCCCGGACCACGGCGTCAAGCTGACCCCGCGTCACTACGCTTATCTGAAGATCTCCGAAGGCTGTAACCACAAGTGCACCTTCTGCATCATCCCGTCCATGCGCGGAACCCTGGACAGCCGTCCGATGGGCGAGATCCTGGATGAAGCCAAGCGTCTGCAGGCCGCCGGGGTGAAAGAGCTGCTGGTGATCAGTCAGGACACTGGCGCTTACGGCGTGGACGTTAAGCACAAAACCGCGTTCTGGAACGGCATGCCGGTGAAAACCTCCATGCTGGCCCTGTGCGAGAAGCTGGCCGAGTTTGGCATCTGGGTGCGACTGCATTACGTCTATCCCTACCCCAACATTGCCGACGTGCTGCCGCTGATGGCCGAAGGCAAAGTGCTGCCCTACCTGGACATCCCGTTCCAGCACGCCAGCCCGCGCATCCTCAAGCTGATGAAGCGCCCCGGTAATGCTGAGCGCACCCTGGAGCAGATCAAAGCGTGGCGCGAAGTGTGTCCCGACCTGGTGATCCGCTCTACCTTTATTGTCGGTTTCCCCGGTGAAACCGAAGCCGACTTCCAGCTGCTGCTGGACTGGCTGGAAGAGGCCCGTCTGGACCGCGTTGGCTGCTTTAAGTACAGCCCGGTGGAAGGCGCTACCGCCAACGAACTGCCCGATGCGGTAGACGAAGCGGTGAAAGAGGAGCGTTACCAGCGCTTTATGGCCGTACAGGCCCGCATCAGCCGCGAAAAGCTGGCTGACCGGGTGGGTCAGGAGATGCTGGTGATCGTGGACGAGATTGGTGAAGACGGCGCCATTGGCCGCAGCTACGCCGACGCGCCGGAGATCGATGGCCGCGTGATCATCGGCGGTGAATATGACCTCAACCCCGGCGACATGGTTTGGGTCAGCATCGAGTTTGCTGACGACCACGACCTGTTTGGCACTCTGGTTGAGGACGACGACGAATAATTTGTCGTTTTCTGCTGAAAAAAGGACCGTTTTTACGGTCCTTTTTTTTATTCCTGCGCCGAAGAGTGTTCGATGTGATCACACTTTGAGGCTCCAATGTCAGCGAAAAACGCCGCCTTTGTGGCCTTTTTGTTTGCATTTGCGGCATTTGACGGTTACAAACCCCGAATTGGGGTTGTTTCTTATGCAAAGGGTTCTCTATTATCCCAAGCCACAACAACAAGGGCACAGCCCAACAAGACAATTATAAGAACAGGAAGGAAACTATGAGTTCGAACTCGGTTGAGCGCCCAGGCTCAGCACCCAGCGTGGAACAGTCCGGTGCCTTTCGGCGTTTCCTCGACGTCGTAGAGCGTCTGGGTAACCTGCTCCCCCACCCCATCACCCTGTTTGCGCTGTTCTGCGTTGGCATCATCCTCATCAGTGGCATTGCAGGCTACTTTGACCTCTCCGTTGCCGACCCGCGTCCGGAAGGTGCGCCGGGCCGTGCCGCCGATGGCCTGATCACCGTGGTCAGTCTGATGAGTGCCGAGGGGCTGCAGCGCATCGTTTCCAATCTGGTGACCAACTTTACCGGCTTTGCCCCGCTGGGCACCGTACTGGTGGCCTTGCTGGGTGTTGGCATCGCTGAGCGTGCCGGACTGATCTCCGCCGCACTGCGTGGCCTGGTAATGGGCGCCAAGCCCCGCCTGGTGACCTTTATCGTGGTGTTTGCCGGCATCATCTCCAACACCGCTTCCGAGCTGGGTTATGTGGTTCTGATCCCGCTGGCAGCGATGATGTTCCACTCCCTGGGCCGTCATCCGCTGGCCGGTTTGGCCGCAGCCTTTGCCGGTGTGTCCGGTGGCTACAGCGCTAACCTGCTGCTCGGCACCGTTGACCCGCTGCTGTCCGGCATCACCGAAACCGCCGCTCAGATCATCGACCCCAACTACACCGTGGGTCCGGAAGCCAACTGGTTCTTTATGATCCTCTCCACCTTTGTGGTGGCCGGTCTGGCGATGTTTGTGACTGAGAAGATCGTCGAACCCAAGCTGGGCAAATACGACATTCGTGAAGCCGCCGAAGACGTCACTCACGACAAGATGGAAGGGCTGAGCGCCAAGGAGAAGAAGGGCCTGAAAGCGGCCGGTGTGACCCTGCTGGTGCTCTCCGTCCTGCTCTCTTTGACCATCGTTCCGGAATGGGGCGCGCTGCGTCACCCGGAAACCGGCCTGGTAGCGGGCTCACCGTTCCTGAAAGGGATTGTGGCCTTCATCTTTGTGTTCTTCGCCATCCCCGGCATGGTTTATGGTCGCATCGTCGGCACCATTAAGAGCGATCGCGATGCCATCGATGCCATGGCGCACTCCATGAGCACCATGGGCATGTACATCGTGCTGGTGTTCTTCGCTTCCCAGTTTGTGGCGTTCTTCAAGTGGACCAACCTGGGCGCCATCACCGCCGTCGCCGGTGCGGACATGCTCAACAGCATCGGCCTCAGCGGCCCGCTGCTGTTTGTCTGCTTTATCGCAGTGTGCGCCTTTATCAACCTGATGGTGGGCTCTGCCTCGGCCCAGTGGGCGGTCACCGCGCCCATCTTCGTGCCGATGCTGATGCTGGTGGGTTACGCTCCGGAAACCATCCAGGCCGCTTACCGTATCGGTGATTCCGTCACCAACATCATCACTCCGATGATGAGCTACTTCGGCCTGATCCTGGCGGTAGCGTCCCGATACAAGAAGGACCTAGGCATTGGTACCCTGGTGGCCACCATGCTGCCCTACTCCATCGTGCTGTTTATCGGCTGGAGCATCACCTTCGTCGTCTACGTGTTTGTGCTTGGCTTGCCGGTGGGTCCGGGCTCGCCGACCTATTACACGCCGTAACGGCCAGACACAAAAAACGCGCTCAGATGAGCGCGTTTTTTTATGGGGCGAGGTCACCGTTTCTGGTGACGCTCCCGGTTTTCCGCTTTCTCCCGGGGGCTTTTGCGCAACAGCACGTAAACCGCACCGGTGCCGCCATGCTGCTTTAGTGCCGAGTGGTAAGCCAGCACTTCCGGGCAGTTGGGCAGCCAAGCCGCGACGTAGCTTTTCAGCACCCCACGAAAGGGCTTGGAATTGAGCCCCTTACCATGCAGCACCAGCGCACTGCGGATGTCGTTCTCCAGACAGTCTCGGATAAACTGCAGCAGCGCCTGACGCGCCTCGGCAACCGTATGGCCATGCAGATCAAGGCGGGCATCCAGCGAATACTTGCCCAGTCGCAGATTTTTGTAGACGCCATGCTGCATGCCACCGCGGGTCCAGCCGATGATGTCATCGGGGTCCACCGGTTCGACGGCTTCCAGAGTCAGCCCATCTTTCTGATTGACCACTTCGGCTTCAGCAGCCGCACGGCGTGCCAATTGGGCTTCGGTGGGGTTGGCCGGGCCACTGCCCTGGACCCGGGCATCATCACTTTTCAGCGGTACCACGTCGGACATGGCTTGGGCAAAGAGGTCGGTGTCGTCACGTTCCATCGGGCTCTCGCGCATTACAATCACACATGCTCGTCATTATATCGCGGCCCCACGCTAAGCCACCACGTTCCTCACACTTTGTAATCCTTTCACCCTTTACAAATCGGGCTGAGAACGCACAATTGTGTCGTGTTTGTTAAGTACTGAGCGCAAATTGAAGTCACTGATCCCTTTTTTGGCCCTGTTCAGCAGCCTGGTCCTGATGCCGGCTCAAGCCAGCAACGACGCGCTGAACCGGGAGATTAACCAGCTGTACGACACCTTTGTCGAGTCCTACTATGCACTCGACCCAAAGCCGTTGGAGTCGCTCTACACCACCGATGCCTGCCTGATGGGGGTGTCCGCTGAGAGCGAGTTTATCCGCGGCCGGGAAGCGATCACCAAAGCCATCAACAAGTGGTTCGACAAAGTGCGTAAGCGCGATGCCACCATCAAGATCGATTTCCGGGTGATCTCGCGCCAGCAGCAGGGCCCGGTGGTGACCGATGCCGGTTATTACCTGATCCGCTACACCCCGAACCAGGCCAGCGAACAGCCCCGCAGCGAGTTTGCCGGTAAGTTCGTGATGAGCTTCAAGCAGGCAGAAGACGGCAACTGGTACATCTTTATGGATTCCGCCAACCGGTCCAAACCGGAGCTGTTCTACGCCGCCACGGCCGAGCCTGGACTGTACTTTTCCAGTCCCACAGAGATAATGGCAGCCGACGACGTATCCAAAGAGTAACTGTCTGTAATGACCGCCTGCCCCTGTGGCAGCCAGCGCCTCTACGCTGAATGCTGCCAACCCCTGCACCAGGGCGATGCCCTGGCTGCCACCCCGGAACAGTTAATGCGCTCCCGCTACAGTGCCTATGTTCTGGCGGTAACCGATTACCTGATCGCCACCCACCACCCGGATTTTCGGGGCGACCTCAGCGCCGATGACCTGGCGGAATCCTGCCAGCAGACCCAGTGGCAACGGCTGGAGATCGTCAACGCGCCGCCCCATCAGGGCGACAAAGGCGAAGTGGAGTTCAAGGCGTGGTTTCGCGACGGAACGGCGCTGCGGGCACTCCATGAGCGCTCCCGTTTTGTTTGCCAGCAGGGCCATTGGCTTTACTGCGACGGGGACTTTAACCCCGTCCCCAGTGCCGGACGCAATGCCGCCTGCCCCTGTGGCAGCGGTAAGAAGTTTAAGCGCTGCTGCGGCGCTTAAGCGGTTTCGTTGATGCGTAGGTAGCGCTGTTCAAACAGGTGCGGGTCGACCGGACGGCCATACAGGAAGCCCTGCACCATATCGCAACCCCACTGCTTGAGCAGCCGACGCTGAGACTCAGTTTCCACCCCCTCCGCCGTCACCACCAGATCCAGCGCCTGCCCCATGGCAATAATGGCGGGCACGATCTCCCGGTTCTCTCTGGAGGTTTCCAGGTCCATCACAAAGGAGCGGTCGATCTTCAGTTTCTGAACCGGCAACCGCTGCAGATAGCGCATCGAACTGTAACCGGTGCCGAAATCATCGATCGCCAGCACAATGCCCAGTTCACCCAACTGGTTACACAGCCGCGACACCACCTGGATCTCCTCCAGCAGGCTGGTTTCCGTGATCTCCAGTACCAGGGTGCCCGGCGTCAGGCGATAACGATTCAGCTGGTGCCAGCAGATCTCATAGAGGTCACCGCCCAGCAGTTGCTTGGCGGAGACATTGACGTGCATCTCCAGACCGGGCCAGCGGCGCTGCCACAGGTGTAACTGGTACAACGCGGTTTCGAGAACCCAGCGCCCTATCGGCTCAATCGCCCCGGTATCTTCGGCAACCTCAATAAAGCGTGCCGGCCCCAGCCGGCCCCGGCGCGGATGACGCCAACGCAACAGCGCTTCAGCCCCCCGCACCTCCCCCGTTTCCATCGCGACCAAGGGCTGGTAGTGCAGCTCAAACTCTTTGCGGGCCAACGCCTGGCGCAGGTCCTGCTGGATCTGCACCTGCTCACAAAAGCTCTCCTTTAACGCCTGATCAAACAGTTGCAGGCGTCCCAGCTGCTTGGCCCGGGCCATGGTCAGGTCCAGCGCCGCCATCGCATCCACCTGCTCATCCAGCAGATCACGACACACTCCGGCCACACTCAGTTGCACGGAATAGGAGCGGCCTCCCACCGGCACCGGCAGGATCAACCGCTCCCGGAAACTGTGGGCAATGTCGTGCAGGGACTGAGCGGGGACCTGATCAAACCGCACCACAAATTCATCGGCACCGATGCGAGCCACCAGGCTGGCGCCCATGCGCTCACCGCAGTGACGCAGTCGACGCGCCACCTCCTTCAGCAGGCGGTCCCCCACTTCATGGCCATGGAGGTCGTTCAACGCCTTGAAGCCATCGAGATCAAACAGCAGCAGCGCCACCGGGGCGGATTCATTCAGCCGTTGCAGGAAGTAGGCGCGGTTATAGAGCCCGGTCAGGGCACAGTGCCACGCCATCCGTTCCAGTTCCGCCTTATGGGCTTTCTCGGCGGTGGCGTCATTGGAATGCAACACCAGGTAAGCCTGACCATTTTCGGTCACAAAGCGGTTCGCGCGAAAATCGATCCAGCGGACCCGCCCCTGCGGGTCCACCACCTGCCCCTCGCCCCGGCAATAGCCGGTCTCCAGCACCGTCTGCAGGGCCAGTTTGGCGGACTCCGGGTTTTGCTGAAACATCATCAGCTGCTGAATCGGTTTGCCCACATAGTCCTCAGCCACGCCGCCGGCCACGCGCAGGTAAGCCTGATTGACGTAGCAGATCTCCAGGGTATCGGCGTTCATGATCGCCAGCCGCTGGCTGGATTGCTCCATCGCATGGCGAAACAGGTCAAGCTGACCCGCCTGCCGGCTTTGCCGTTGAGTGGCGAGCGCCAGCGCCAACTGGTCTGCCAGCTGGCCAACCCAGTGTGCGTCCTCCTCGCCCCAGTGCCGTGGGCGCAACGACTCAACGCAGATCACCCCCTCGAGGTGGCCATTGATGCGGATACCGGCATCCAGCATGGCGTGAATACCATTAGGCACCAGGTAATCCGGGCCAAAGGCCTTGGTCGCCGGGTGCAGCCGCGCCACATCCGCTTTCAAAAAGCGATGCTGGTAAAGGTGGTCGAAATACTCGGGGAAAGCGCAGGTGGCCAGGGCGGCGTCCACCACAGTGCGGCCGGAGAGCTGGTGCCGGCATATCGGCATCAGGTGGGTTTGCTCTCGGTTAAAGAGCCAGATGGAGGCGGTCTCCACCCCCAGTTGTTGACAGGCGATCCGAGCCGCGACCTGGGCGGTCTGCTCAAAATCCCCCGCCTGCTTTTCGGGCAACTGAATCAGTCGTTCAATTGCGTCCGCGCGTCCCTGCTTCATCGCAATACTGGATGTTGTTGTCTTGTAAGAAATAAGTAAGGGACACAGTATCCTGCGTCCCTTATCAGTTCAACCTAATTCCGCGATGACGCAGATCAGTTCAACTGCATCTCAAAAATCAGGCGTTCAGCGGCGCAGGAGAACACCAGGCGCGCTTGCAGGGTGCCGGTTTCCTGTTGCCATTGAGCATCGGTCTGCACATCGGCGAAGCGGGCTTTGGCGGCCGCTTCCAGTTTCTCAAACTCGGCCCGGGCATCCGCTTCGCTGGCTGCGGTGATCGGCAGGCTCAGTACGGTATCCTCTTCGGAGATCACTGCGCCAACATCCATATAGGCACCACAACATTCGGTGATGAGATCTTGAGTCTTGGACTCCATGGAAACCTCTACATTAATGGGAGAACCGCCCAAGTATAGGCAGTGAGGCGGGTTCAGCCTGTCGAACCGATCACAGTCTCGGGGATTTTATTGAGGCAGGGCGGCGAAAGCGGTGAGAAAAAGATCAGGCCACGGCACGCAGTGCCGCGCTTTGAAGACGCTGTTCAGCGATCAGGTCGGCCAACGCCATCTGCGCCGGGAACACCCGCAGCTTTTGCGCCAGAGAGTCGGGCTGGCGGGAGACGGGTTCAGCATTGGCCAGCGCTTCGCTCATACCGTGGCAGTGTTCACCGCGGATGTCGAGTGGCTCCGGGGTGATGCATTGCTGCAGTCGTGACTGAACCAGGCCGCCCTGGTGGAACGCCTGAGCGCACGCTTCGCTGCGGTGGATGTCGGGAAACCGGCTGATGGTCGGCTGAGGCTCGGGCAGCTCAAAGCGCTGACGCAATGGCAGCGGTTCGCCCTGCTCGGTTTTCTCCAGCTGAAAGCTGCCGTGATAACGGACGTCCTGCACCATCATCGACAGCAACAGGCCGAACTCACCCCGGTGGCCCTGATGGACCGCCTGGTTGAGCGCACTGCCAAGTTGCCACTCGTTGATTAAAATGCCTTCAGGCCGCATACAAAACATCCAAAAATCATCGCTACAGATTGTTTATCGCCCCAACAGTTCAAAACTTTAGGGAAGATTTGCGTTTAGGGCTTTACAGGCAAAATCCTGCTGTTACTATACGCCCCGCACTTGTGGAGGGGTTCCCGAGTGGCCAAAGGGATCAGACTGTAAATCTGACGGCTCCGCCTTCGTAGGTTCGAATCCTACCCCCTCCACCATCTTGCCGCTTGCGGTTTCAGCCCTTGAAAAACGCAAGCAAAACAAAACGTGTTACCCCGTGGAGGGGTTCCCGAGTGGCCAAAGGGATCAGACTGTAAATCTGACGGCTCCGCCTTCGTAGGTTCGAATCCTACCCCCTCCACCATCTATTCCGCTTGTGGCTTCAGCCCTTGAAGCACGCAGGCAAGACAATTTGTGTTACCCCGTGGAGGGGTTCCCGAGTGGCCAAAGGGATCAGACTGTAAATCTGACGGCTCCGCCTTCGTAGGTTCGAATCCTACCCCCTCCACCATATTCAACGCCTGTGGCATCAGCCCTTGATGAACGCAAGCGAGACAAAACGTGTTACCCCGTGGAGGGGTTCCCGAGTGGCCAAAGGGATCAGACTGTAAATCTGACGGCTCCGCCTTCGTAGGTTCGAATCCTACCCCCTCCACCATCTTCTACAATTTGCGTTACCCCCGGAGGGGTTCCCGAGTGGCCAAAGGGATCAGACTGTAAATCTGACGGCTCCGCCTTCGTAGGTTCGAATCCTACCCCCTCCACCAACACCGAAAACGCCGCCCTCTGGGCGGCGTTTTTGTTTTCCTGCGCTGAACAATCGGTTACCGCCATCTCTCAACACGACAGGTAGCGCCGATCCTGCCGAACCGACGCCTCAAACCTGTTACGGCTCCCGACGCAGCGGCTTCAACAGGTAGCTCAAACCGTTGTGCTTGATCTCCAGCGCCAGCGCCAGCTTTGGCCCCAGTGGCGGTGCCGGCCACCCTTTTCCCTGCATCCACACCAGATAGGCGATGGGCAGATCCATCAGGCGGCGCCCGGCATATTTGCCGTAGGGCATTGTGTCATTAGCAAGCTGGCTTAACAGCTGTGGGTCCATTGCGATACCATGCGGCGAACGTAAACGAGCATTATACGGGATTTCTATGCCGCGCAATTGGGTTAACTGGGCCATCGCCCAGATCGAAGCGGATTTTCAGCGCAGCGCTGACACGCACCTGATCAAACTGGACCTGCCGCACCTGGTGGACATCGACATCTATCTGAAAGATGAGAGTACCCACCCCACCGGCAGTCTGAAGCATCGTCTGGCGCGCTCGCTGTTCCTGTATAGCCTGTGTAATGGCTGGATCCGTGAAGGGGCGCCGATCATCGAGTCCTCCTCTGGTTCTACCGCCATCTCCGAGGCCTACTTTGCCCGCCTGTTGGGCCTGCCCTTTATCGCCGTGATCCCCAAGTCCACCGCACAGAAAAAGATCGACCAGATCGAGTTCTATGGCGGTCGCTGTCACCTGGTGGAACCGGCGGACATCTACACCGAATCCGCCCGCCTGGCCGAAGAGCTGAATGGCCACTACATGGACCAGTTCACCTACGCCGAGCGTGCTACCGACTGGCGCGGCAACAACAACATCGCCGATTCCATCTTCCGCCAGATGAAGCATGAACGCTTCCCCGTGCCCAGCCACATCGTAATGAGCCCGGGCACCGGCGGTACCTCCGCCACCATTGGCCGCTACCTGCGCTACCAGAAAGTGGACACCCGCCTGTGTGTGGT containing:
- a CDS encoding PLP-dependent cysteine synthase family protein encodes the protein MPRNWVNWAIAQIEADFQRSADTHLIKLDLPHLVDIDIYLKDESTHPTGSLKHRLARSLFLYSLCNGWIREGAPIIESSSGSTAISEAYFARLLGLPFIAVIPKSTAQKKIDQIEFYGGRCHLVEPADIYTESARLAEELNGHYMDQFTYAERATDWRGNNNIADSIFRQMKHERFPVPSHIVMSPGTGGTSATIGRYLRYQKVDTRLCVVDPDNSVFYDYFHSLDKSLTSNACSRIEGIGRPRVEPSFIPGVVDEMRQIPDAASIATVLWLEQLIGRKTGASTGTNLYGVLQLADEMRRKGERGSIVTLLCDSGERYLDSYYNPQWVAEKIGDVAPYLAQLERFSATGELEAL
- a CDS encoding VC2046/SO_2500 family protein: MRPEGILINEWQLGSALNQAVHQGHRGEFGLLLSMMVQDVRYHGSFQLEKTEQGEPLPLRQRFELPEPQPTISRFPDIHRSEACAQAFHQGGLVQSRLQQCITPEPLDIRGEHCHGMSEALANAEPVSRQPDSLAQKLRVFPAQMALADLIAEQRLQSAALRAVA
- a CDS encoding DUF3820 family protein; amino-acid sequence: MDPQLLSQLANDTMPYGKYAGRRLMDLPIAYLVWMQGKGWPAPPLGPKLALALEIKHNGLSYLLKPLRREP